Part of the Flavobacterium sp. KS-LB2 genome is shown below.
ATCAAACTCAACATTGTTTTATGTTTTGTATTTGTTAAAACGGTTAGAATCAATTTTATTTCTTCTTTGCTCAGTATATTAGGTAATACTTTCCCACGTTTAGGGCGGTGTATGGTATCAATAATTATTTGCTTATCTTGTATTGTTTTGAAAAATAGTTTTAGGGCATTAACGATTTGGTTTTGATACGATGCTGATAAATTGTTTTTTAGAATAAATTCGTTATTGTAAATAATCACATCCTCATTTGTAATTTCCGCAATTTGCTTTTCACGGTAAAATATTAAAAATGATTTGAGCGCTTCGCTATAGGTTTTTATGGTGCTGGGACTATATCTTTTTGACGATAGCCATTGTATGAATTTTGTAATGTGTTCCATTCCCTCGAGTGAAGGGAGAGCATTTTTCAGGGGTTCTATCTTGAAACGTTCTCTATTTTCGATTGTATCCGGAATGTGCCAAACGATTTTTTTTTGGCTCCATCGAGCGCCTTCCACTTGTTTGATTCGTGCAATTAAATCAACATCTCTTTCAAAATAAACAGCGATTCTGTTTTCGTTATTGTGTGTTATCAGTTTTGCTGCCCAAGTCATATTGTGTTGATTTTGTGATTGAAAGATACTAATTTTTTTACAAATATTCTTTTGTTAAACCAAAAGTTCTTATAGTCCCGAGGCTTTTGCGTGAGGGATAAAAGCGGAAATCCTCCCGATTTTTCTTCGGGAGATTAAAGCGGATAGCCCGACCCGCTTTTTTTTAGCGGGTCACGCCCAAATTGTGAATTTTAGAATCAGTAGCAGTATTTGTTTGGTACTAATTTTTAAATAAAAAGGTAGTGGACTTTGCTAAAAACTTTACGAACTTTGCGGTCAAATAAATGAATATGAAAATAAATCCAAAAAACGGAATTGACAAGCTCATTTTCGGAATGAAACAAAATGATGTAACCGCTATTTACGGTAAACCAGACCGTAATTATAAGGACGAGGATGACAATGTGATTTTTGCTTACAATAAACTAAAAATGCGTTTGACTTTCTATGTAGAGGAAGAATTCAAATTGGGTTATATCGTAGCTTCGAGTCCTGAAATGGAGTTGTTTGGGAATAAAATTATCAATAGGAAAATAAGTGATGTCAAAAAAGATTTGGCTGCTAAGGGAATTACTAAATTTACTCAAGAAGAATTCGATACGTTCGAAAACTATTTTAATGAGGAAAACTGGATCATTTTTCAAACCGAATTTGATGAGGTGGTGAAATTTGAGATTGGTGCCATTATCAATCAAAAAGATGAATTTGACTGGAAATTTGGAAAGAAATAATTGCAATGAAACACTGATGATGCGGACTAAACGGATAAACTCCGATTTCTATTCCTTTAATCATAGAGAATGAATTATAAAAATAAACCCGACAGATTTTGAAGTCTGTCGGGTTTTTTATTTGTGATCTTTTTAATTTATTGTTTTGGAGCTACTTGTTTTTCCAGCATTTCCAATTCGAAAACAAGGGTTGTATTGGGAGGGATAACATTACCAGCACCTCGTTCTCCATACGCCAGATTTGACGGGATAAAAACCACTGCTTTGTCTCCAAAGGACATGTTTTCTAATGCTTCAATAAATCCTGGAATCATACCGTCTTTTTTTCCTGCTTCAAAAGGGAATGCTTGGTAGCCGTTTTGTGCGGCACGGTTTGCATCAAATTTTCCGTAGGCTTTGCTTACGTCTTCATAACTGCTGTCAAATAGCGTTCCGTCCTCAAAATAACCAGCATAATGAAAATAAAAAGTCGTTCCATCAGCGGGTTTTACATCTGTTCCTTTTTGTGTTATTTTGTATGCTAATCCTGATGGAGTAGTGATTGCTGTTGCTTTTGTAGCGGCCAAATAGGCTTTTTTTGCAGCTACTACCGGACCGTATTTTTCGATGTAGGCCTTTTTTGCTTCGGCTTCAATTGCTGCTTGTTTAGCTTTGTTCTCCGCATTGATTGCATCTTGTTTCTTTTGATCTTCAGATTTATTGTTGAAATAATCCGAGAACACTTTTGGGGCATCAAATTTTTTGGCTAAAGCACCTTTTCTAACAATTGTAACCTTAGTAATTACATCATTAGCAGCAATAGTGTTTACCACATTCATCCCTTCGGTAACGTGACCAAAAACAGTATGTTTGCCGTCTAACCAAGGCGTTTCTTTATGGGTAATAAAAAACTGGCTTCCATTCGTTGTTGGTCCAGAATTAGCCATAGAGAGTATTCCAGGTTTGTTATGTTTTAAGTCTGTAATTTCGTCTTTGAATGCATAACCCGGACCACCGGAGCCATTTCCAGAAGGATCTCCTCCTTGAATCATGAAGTCTTTAATGACACGGTGAAATTTTAAACCATCAAAGAATGGTACACCTTTTAGTTTTTCATTGGTAACAAAAGTATTTTTACCTTCAGCAAGTGCGATGAAGTTTGCTACGGTAACCGGAGTTTTTTTGTATTCTAGTTCTAGTACAATATCTCCTTTATTGGTAGAAATTGTGGCAAAAATCCCTTCAATTACTGTGGGTGCTTTCACGACTGATTTTACGGGTGTTTTTGCGGTACTTTTCACCGGACTTTTTACTGTTGTTACCGGTTTTTTTACTGGAACAGTTTTCTTTGTAGTTTGAGAATGTACGGTTAACATCCCCAGAAATACTAAAAACAGAATTTTAAATTTCATTTTTTTTGTCTTTAAGGTCTAACTTTTTTAAGCTACTATTGTTGCGGTATTGTTTCTAATAATTCAATTTCGAAAATGATATTTGCGTTTGGCGGAATAACTCCACCAGCACCAGCTGGTCCATATCCTAAACGAGATGGAATGAAGATTACTGCTTTGTCACCAAAAGATAATTGTTCTAATCCTTCAATGAAACCAGGAATCATGCCATCTTTTCTTCCCGCTTGAAATGGGATAGGTTGGTATCCGTTTTGAGCGGCTCTGTTTTCATCGTATTTTCCAAATGTTTTGGCAACACTTTCTACACTAGCATCAAATAATTCTCCGTCTTCTAGAAAGCCAGCGTAATGT
Proteins encoded:
- a CDS encoding peptidylprolyl isomerase, encoding MKFKILFLVFLGMLTVHSQTTKKTVPVKKPVTTVKSPVKSTAKTPVKSVVKAPTVIEGIFATISTNKGDIVLELEYKKTPVTVANFIALAEGKNTFVTNEKLKGVPFFDGLKFHRVIKDFMIQGGDPSGNGSGGPGYAFKDEITDLKHNKPGILSMANSGPTTNGSQFFITHKETPWLDGKHTVFGHVTEGMNVVNTIAANDVITKVTIVRKGALAKKFDAPKVFSDYFNNKSEDQKKQDAINAENKAKQAAIEAEAKKAYIEKYGPVVAAKKAYLAATKATAITTPSGLAYKITQKGTDVKPADGTTFYFHYAGYFEDGTLFDSSYEDVSKAYGKFDANRAAQNGYQAFPFEAGKKDGMIPGFIEALENMSFGDKAVVFIPSNLAYGERGAGNVIPPNTTLVFELEMLEKQVAPKQ
- the xerA gene encoding site-specific tyrosine recombinase/integron integrase; its protein translation is MTWAAKLITHNNENRIAVYFERDVDLIARIKQVEGARWSQKKIVWHIPDTIENRERFKIEPLKNALPSLEGMEHITKFIQWLSSKRYSPSTIKTYSEALKSFLIFYREKQIAEITNEDVIIYNNEFILKNNLSASYQNQIVNALKLFFKTIQDKQIIIDTIHRPKRGKVLPNILSKEEIKLILTVLTNTKHKTMLSLIYACGLRRSELLQLTFKDIQADRKLLVIKQSKGKKDRIVPISDKIIEMLRDYYKEYRPKKWLFEGQRENTKYSDRSLEEVLKKSIRLAQINKPVSLHWLRHSYATHLLESGTDLRYIQELLGHSSSKTTEIYTHVSTKNIQNIKSPFDDL